The Scyliorhinus torazame isolate Kashiwa2021f unplaced genomic scaffold, sScyTor2.1 scaffold_938, whole genome shotgun sequence genomic sequence aaccctttgggtgaagaagttcctcctaaactcagtcctaaatctactttcccttattttgaggctatgcctcctagttctgctttcacccgccagtggaaacaacttgcccgcatctatcctatctgttcccttcataattttatatgtttctataagatgccccgcatcctcctaaattccaaggagtacagtcccagtctactcaacctctcctcataatccaacaccctcagctctgggattaacctcgtgaatctcctctgcacaccctccagcaccagtacgtcctttctcaggtaaggagacaaaactgaacacaatactccaggtgtggcctcacgaacaccttatacagtcgcagcataacctccctagtcttaaactccatccttctagcaatgaaggacaaaactccatttgccttcttaattacctgttgcacctgtaaagcaactttttacaactcatgcactagcacacccaggtccctctgcacagcagcatgttttaatattttatcgtttaaataataatcccttttgctgttattcctaccaaaatggatagcctctacATATATATATCTTGCAGCAAGTCCCATTTCCTTACCATCCACATGCTCGCTGATGTTACACTGGATCCCAGTCAAGCAACATTTTGACATTAAAATTCTAATTTTCcttttcaaatccatccatgggCATGCCCCTCTCCACTGCTGTAAACTCTTCCAAACCCATAACTCTACAAGATATAGCGTTCCTCCAATTCTAGCCACTTGTGCATTTCCAATTATATTTGCTCCACTCTTGCTCCACCTGaggctctggaataccctccctgcctctctccgcctctctacctcactttcctctttAAGGTATTCCTTAAAACATATCTATTttaccaagcttttagtcatctgacCTACCCCCTTACATGGCTCAGTATCATCCTTTGTTTTAGAATGTTCCTGTAAAGCAACTTGGGGCATTTCAGTATAATAAAGGCACAATATAAACTTAAATTGTTGTTGTCATTTCTTATCAACCTTTTTGACAACTGTGACAAGGCAAAATATTGTGGGTGttgggaatctgaaacaaaagcaaggATCATGGGAAATACTCTGCAGGACtggtagcatctgtgaagagaaaaacaGAGGTATGGCCAGATTTGCTCAGGACGGAATGGAGGCAGGATGGCAAAGAAATAGTGGTTCTGGCTGCCTGTGTGCTGATATGCCACCTCTGGTCACGATGCTGCTGACTTGcctgaggatggggtggggggggggggggtagtagggaGAAATAGGGAGATGGGCAGGGAAGTGAAGTTGGCCACCACGTCAATTGGTGGATTGTCATTAGGGAGCTCGTCTTCTGATGTCCTGAGATTACCATGGCGGCAGGATTTTCTCTGAAGCTGGCCAGCTGCAGCCTAATGGGAACCGGGGCAGAGCACTAAAATAGCTACATTTGatggggaaaagaatgaaaatttggACAACAAGCTATCCAGCAGCAATGGAATTTTAATAACGGACATTTTCCTACCCTATCCCCAGTCCCAGCTCTACATTTGTCCTGGTCACTTTGAAGGTGACGATCCTCTCATGTTTTTGAGACCACTCATAAAAGGGAGTCACAGCAATGGCTGACAATTCAGGCCAGAACATGGCCCACTTCCTTGATGTCCCACCACTACACCCTCCCCCAGTCACTAATTGGAGGCCGACCCCATTTCTTAGGTCATTAAGACCACGACCCCTGTGTAAATCACGTTTCACAGCAGGCAGATTACGGAGACAGAAATGTGATGCAGGATTGGTCCCACCTCCGTTGGGAAAACCCGGCCCTTAAACGTTTCAGTCAGGTCAAGGAAATTGTCAGAACTCGGAGTtaaatctgtctctctccccacagatgctgccagacctgttgaatatttccaacattttctatttttattgctAGTCAAGTTTTGTCCTGGTTATAATGGAGCACTGAAGTCATGTCTAGTCTGGAGCTGTAGTGAATGACCTTTACTATGAGCTCGTTCTCTAAGCATAATACAGACTGTTCCCAGTACACCGGATACCTGTGATGATTGGTCAGTTGAAGTGTTAGCTCTTGGTGATCATAAGCCAAGCTCTGTTCAATTAATTTTTTATGTGGTGCGTGTTGAAGAAGTGTAAAATTGAATCAAAAGGTTATTTTATAATCTAGCAACAAACTGTTTGTTACAACGTTCACTAAGAGTTCTGACTTTTCCAGGGATATTCTATTTGAAATTGTGTTTTATTTGATTGACTTTTTTTTGTTGCAGAATTATAACATTTTTGGCATTTAACCATCAAAAAACAACAAAATGAAATATTATGATTATGCACCAGGAATAGTGGGCTAACAACCTTGCCACTATATCAAAGTTGGGATTTTTAAAATTAAGAGACTGAACTGACTGGAGCTTTACATGAATGCTCACTGATGTCTTGCCATCACAGTTAAAACTAGTGTTTTAGATAGACTGACATGATCAGGTCACTGTCATGGTAAAGATATGGACAAGATCAGTTGGTCACACCAAGTGAGTTCGCACTGTTATTGCACCTGTGACTCACTGGCACAGAATAGTCAAAAGTTACAATTTAATAAGTCCATTCTTTTTTCAGTCCAACTGGATATGATATTTATCAGTCATTAAATGACCTGCCCCTCACCTCCATCTTTTAACTTTGGGCATATTCTTCAATTTGAGATTCAAGAAATGCTATGAATAAAGCTTTTAATGTTTGTCACATTCACTATCTGAGCTGGTATATGGACTTAAGCAATCTTCTGCTATGATTGCAATAAAAGGTCAATAGAAATCTTACGCAGCTTTTGTTAGAACCCAAATGACATAACCCTTTATATTTAGCTTTTGAAGTCAGGATAGAATATAAAATAAAACTTACCTGCAGGGAAGTTTGGGTTTTGCCCAATGAAATGGATGAGGAGGCATCAGAAAAAGTGGGTCAATACTATAGACATCTTTCTTTACATCCTGACAAGGCCCTGTAAACTCGGCAAAATTCGGTGTGGAAAAGCTGACAAGTTTTTCACCTTTACACATGTCAGTCTTAAGGGAGGATGGCGGAGTAAGATCCATGATCCGGGCCTTTATTGGAAGCATTTCACCTAAGTCATTGTTGGAATCGGTGGTGAGAGTGCTCATAGCGTCGGCAAGACTTGCAGAATTTGAAAATTGGTGCAAATTGGGTTCATCTCTTGAGATAACTCTTGGTGAAGCCTGTGGCGAAGGAGTTCTTGAACGGTCGCAGGAATGCCTCCTCTTTCCACAAGGTGATGACGACCTTGAGGAAGGCCGGGGCGTTGGGGATGGTGACCTTGCACCCGGCCAATTTTCAATGTGGGTTGTTGGGGAGTTGCCAGGTGATGTTCTTGGAGAATGGTGAGCACCCTGACCTTGATATTCTTCTGAGCCATTCTTTGGTGAGACGCATGGAGACGTTAATGGGGATGTCTGAGGCGACATGCCATAATGGGAACAGCTTGATTCATGAGACACAAAGGAATGCCAACTTGTGGATGAGCCACTACTGGCTGGACTGAGTGGGTCTCTGTATACAATGCTTTCTGAGCCTGGCACAGGCAAAGTAACTCGAGGAACCGTAATGGGTGAATGATATGTTTGCTCTCCACAGCTGACTGCATGTGGAGTTATGTGGAACAGTCGAGGTGATGGTGTGATCTCGATCCTTGGGCTTTCGACCCCAGATGACACAGGGGGCTTTGCAGTTTCCAGGTAGTATTTGAAATCTCTGTTTTCCATTTGGCCGTATTCACTCATGTGTTCCCCAGTTAGTACTGCAGATGCCATGGAGCTACATGACTGAGATCCATAGTGGGAGACATCCATAGTTGGATAACCAATCCCAGAAGGAGGAACAATGCCTTTGTGAGAAGCAGCAACATTTTCTGCCTCTGAAAGAAAGGAACACCATGTTAATGTTCAGCAAGCTCATAAGTTTGTAAATGGTTACTGGAGAGTGGTATCCACATTTTTCAAACTGTCAAATATTCTCAGGCCTGAGTCTGTGACTCGGAGGATGTGATCAAACCTAATTGGAACATGAGCCTTGAAAGAAAGTAGCGCTAATTTGGACTCTGAAAATAGAAGCGGAGCTGAAAGAAAATTTCATAAGGAAGGGAGCTAACTACCCTTATATTGAAACGATGGCACAGATTTTGCAGTTGTAATGAAGTGAAACTGGCAGCGTTCTCCATCATTACAGCTGTGAAACTGACAACAACTGAAGTTATCTGCGCATGAACAGTTAAATGCGGAAATCCAAAAGTTTCTGTCAGCAATTATCTACTCCTCCCTGGGGCATGTTGTTGATGTCCCCACGATTGGCAACCTTTGGAAATCATTGATCTGATGAGTACTTTCCTGTTTTTCCCTGTTACTAATACCTGAAAAAGTTGTGACTTCTTAAAGAGGTGCTACTGTCTTTttagaacataagaccataagacataggagcagaattaggacgttcagcccatcgagtctgctccgccattcaatcatggctgatatgtttctcatccccattctcctgctttctccccataacccctgatccccttattaatcaagaacttatctatctattaaagacactcagtgacttggcctccacagccttctgcggcaatgagttccacagattcaccaccctctggatgaagaaattcctcatcatctctgttttaaaggatcgtcacttcagtttgaggctgtgtcctctggtcctagtttctcctactggtggaaaaatcctctccacatccactctatcttggcctctcagtattctgaaagtttcaatgagatcccccctcatccttctaaactccatagatatagacccagagtcctcaaccgctcctcacatgacAAGTCCTTAATTCCAGGGAGCATTCTTGTGAACCTGTACCGGACCctcttcaaggccagcacatccttccttagatatggggcccaaaattgcttacAATATTCcataatggggtctgaccagagccttatacagcctcaacagtacattccTGCCCCTGTATTCTAGCCGTACATTTAATGATGTACTATGTCATAACTGCGCCTGAACAACCTCCTTTTCTTGGAAAACTAATGGATTGGCAAATTTCACCATTATGAAAGGAAAATTTGATAGTTTATTATAATGCCTGTCTTTTACGAGGAGCGACAGTCACATTGGATTGCCACTCCACTCCTACTTTTCTGCGCCTCACAGGAGCTCCAAATTTATTTGTAGAAATATGAAGCAGATCTTCAATCCAAGTACTTCCTCATAATGCTGTATCGTTCAGGTAAAACAAACTAGTGTATGAGTGAATTGATGAGTGAATGGGAGAATGTGTAGATGGATAATGTGGTAGGGTGAGGGTGATAAGTTGTAAGGGGATAGGTGGCAGCTGGGTAGGATGGTGAGGTCAGGTCATATTGAGTCAGGAGATTAAGCTGAGGCAGCCTGCTGGTCAGGATGgtgtgttccaggatttgtttAGAAAAAAGGGGCAGAATAGTGACACAGTGGCACActcttgtctcacagtgccagggacccaggttcagtttccatcttgggcgactgtgtggagtttacacgttctccccgtgtttgcataggtttcctcctggtgctccggtttcctcctacagtccaaagatgtgcagattaggtggatt encodes the following:
- the LOC140406855 gene encoding nuclear factor of activated T-cells, cytoplasmic 2-like; the encoded protein is MFREAACRVVPYHIMRSMDQEAENVAASHKGIVPPSGIGYPTMDVSHYGSQSCSSMASAVLTGEHMSEYGQMENRDFKYYLETAKPPVSSGVESPRIEITPSPRLFHITPHAVSCGEQTYHSPITVPRVTLPVPGSESIVYRDPLSPASSGSSTSWHSFVSHESSCSHYGMSPQTSPLTSPCVSPKNGSEEYQGQGAHHSPRTSPGNSPTTHIENWPGARSPSPTPRPSSRSSSPCGKRRHSCDRSRTPSPQASPRVISRDEPNLHQFSNSASLADAMSTLTTDSNNDLGEMLPIKARIMDLTPPSSLKTDMCKGEKLVSFSTPNFAEFTGPCQDVKKDVYSIDPLFLMPPHPFHWAKPKLPCSVPSLPPLEWQLPSRSGSYELKIEIQPKPHHRAHYETEGSRGAVKAPSGGHPVVQ